In Lysinibacillus sp. FSL M8-0337, the following proteins share a genomic window:
- a CDS encoding Ku protein, with the protein MHTVWKGSISFGLVNIPVKLHAATENKDIKLRQLHKECHTPISYKKVCEGCNQEVTEENIVKAYEYAKNKFVVLDEEELENLRKENEDKAVEIIDFVKLGEIDPIYFERTYFLSPDTTGSKAYALLRQTLEESGKIGVAKIIIRSKEQLAIVRVYQNALVMETIHFPDEVRSVQDVPNIPSEPTIVQKELDAALMLVDQLTTVFNPEKYTDDYRNALMELIEEKKATNSVSASDKRPLPDNVTDLMSALQASLDKTKKPTTRKRATKTKKNA; encoded by the coding sequence ATGCATACAGTTTGGAAAGGCAGTATTTCATTTGGTCTTGTCAACATACCAGTTAAACTACATGCTGCTACAGAAAATAAAGACATTAAATTACGACAACTTCATAAAGAATGCCATACACCTATTAGCTATAAGAAAGTATGTGAGGGTTGTAATCAAGAAGTAACAGAAGAAAATATTGTAAAGGCATATGAGTATGCAAAAAATAAGTTTGTCGTTCTAGATGAAGAAGAGCTAGAGAACTTGCGTAAAGAAAACGAAGATAAGGCTGTTGAAATTATCGATTTTGTTAAATTAGGCGAAATTGACCCTATCTATTTTGAACGAACTTATTTTTTATCTCCTGATACTACAGGCAGTAAGGCATATGCCCTATTGCGACAAACGTTAGAGGAGTCAGGTAAAATTGGCGTTGCTAAAATTATTATTCGTTCGAAGGAACAGCTTGCGATTGTTCGTGTTTATCAAAATGCTCTCGTAATGGAAACAATCCATTTTCCTGACGAAGTTCGTAGTGTGCAAGATGTTCCAAACATCCCAAGTGAGCCAACCATTGTTCAAAAGGAATTGGACGCTGCACTGATGCTAGTCGACCAGTTAACAACTGTATTTAATCCAGAAAAATATACAGATGACTATCGCAATGCTTTAATGGAACTTATCGAAGAAAAGAAAGCGACAAATTCAGTATCTGCCAGTGATAAGCGTCCTCTACCTGACAACGTTACTGATTTGATGTCAGCACTCCAAGCTTCTTTAGATAAAACAAAAAAACCTACAACAAGAAAAAGAGCAACCAAAACGAAGAAAAATGCGTGA
- a CDS encoding serine hydrolase domain-containing protein translates to MTKVNIEERMNHYRVQGLSLLVIEKGQISQIEHYGYLMAGTRQKVNDQSIFNACSISKFLTSMVVMVLVEQGYLDLDEDVNNKLKSWKVPENQYTKLKKVTLRNLLCHQSGIIDPANSFSTLNDSHAKPSMVNLLNGTTPYCQSPIEVSGEPWHAFHYSDAGFCIIQLLIEDVMAQSFDSIIEEHIFKPLTMTHSTLSTTFASSKEQSFASGHHKYGKSVTDNYPIYPYPAACGLWTSPADLAKLLLELINALKGSSKIGISANLVEELIQPQGAKEWAGLGVFLEGSGQEVEISSLGWGIGFQCMLVFFPYLEKGMIVMTNTDLGVHQMQGIIGELYKSLISCS, encoded by the coding sequence ATGACCAAAGTAAATATTGAGGAACGTATGAATCACTATCGTGTTCAAGGGTTAAGTCTATTGGTAATTGAAAAGGGACAAATTAGTCAAATAGAACATTATGGATATCTTATGGCAGGAACTAGGCAAAAAGTAAATGACCAATCTATTTTCAATGCCTGTTCTATAAGCAAATTTTTAACAAGCATGGTAGTCATGGTATTAGTGGAACAAGGCTATTTAGATTTAGATGAGGATGTCAATAACAAACTGAAATCGTGGAAGGTACCGGAAAATCAATATACGAAGCTAAAAAAAGTAACATTACGAAACTTACTTTGTCATCAATCTGGCATTATAGATCCAGCGAATAGTTTTTCAACTTTAAACGATTCTCATGCGAAACCGTCAATGGTAAATTTGTTAAATGGCACAACACCTTACTGTCAAAGCCCTATAGAAGTAAGTGGTGAACCTTGGCATGCATTTCATTATTCGGATGCTGGTTTTTGTATTATACAGTTATTAATAGAAGATGTAATGGCACAATCATTTGACTCGATTATAGAGGAACATATATTTAAACCGTTAACTATGACACATAGCACACTTTCTACAACATTTGCATCATCAAAAGAACAATCTTTCGCTAGTGGTCACCACAAATATGGAAAATCGGTGACAGATAACTACCCAATTTATCCTTACCCTGCTGCTTGTGGCTTATGGACATCCCCCGCTGATCTAGCTAAATTATTACTAGAGTTAATAAATGCTTTAAAGGGCTCTAGTAAAATCGGTATCTCTGCAAACCTAGTCGAAGAGCTAATTCAACCACAAGGTGCTAAAGAATGGGCTGGTTTAGGGGTATTTCTTGAGGGCTCAGGACAAGAAGTAGAAATCTCCTCCCTTGGTTGGGGTATTGGGTTTCAATGTATGCTTGTATTCTTTCCTTATTTAGAAAAAGGAATGATTGTTATGACAAATACTGATTTAGGCGTTCATCAAATGCAAGGAATCATAGGTGAACTATACAAATCACTTATCTCCTGTTCATAA
- a CDS encoding DNA ligase D, with translation MKPMLLVEVNEPPKGDDWLYEGKYDGFRCLLQWTDKEPILKSRNGNVLNHLFPEIIDYCRSLYNQIKVFLPLVFDGEIVYLINNYKSEFAVVQQRGRMQKKEVIAAHATSFPCHYIVFDLLSYQGESQMNRYLKTRKQQLNTLFTSLKLPTAIKYEENHRVQAIDVFEDSQTLWHFIKIYNGEGIIAKKKTSKWQEAVRSTHWLKIKNWKIVTVIVNKFDKGNGYFHGCVHRQGVLTEVVVFRHGMKKDELNTLITFFQANGQQNNETWQLEPSICIDIACIDFDGSKLREPRFHAFRLEMEHQYCNWQLMQRQLMPIPDSVPVTHPNKPVWPAIAITKEDYLYYLQLVSPFILPFLRNRPITLIRFPHGVPGESFYQKSSPEHLPAFVVTEKVSEHHSILCNNLETLLWLGNQLALEFHIPFQTIDTEKPTEIVFDLDPPSVDAFSLAVSGALHLKEIFDYFKLQSFVKTSGGKGLQVYIPLPHNTFSYEQVRLFTEFVCRFLCEQKPELYTIERLKKNRKDRLYLDYVQHAEGKTIISPFSTRGNEMGLVATPLHWNEVNDKLSPEQFTIPAVIERIKRVGNPLIHFQAIGEEQDFQAVLQHLDNQ, from the coding sequence ATCAAACCGATGTTACTAGTAGAAGTAAATGAACCGCCAAAAGGAGATGACTGGCTTTACGAAGGGAAATATGACGGATTCCGCTGTCTATTACAGTGGACTGATAAAGAGCCTATTTTGAAAAGTAGAAATGGCAATGTGTTAAATCATTTGTTTCCGGAAATTATTGATTATTGCAGAAGTCTTTATAATCAGATCAAAGTATTTTTACCGTTAGTATTTGACGGAGAAATAGTGTATTTAATCAACAACTATAAAAGTGAATTTGCAGTCGTGCAACAACGGGGAAGAATGCAAAAAAAAGAAGTGATTGCTGCACATGCCACATCCTTTCCTTGTCATTATATTGTTTTTGATTTACTTTCCTATCAAGGTGAAAGTCAAATGAATCGCTATTTAAAAACGCGAAAACAGCAACTAAACACTCTTTTTACATCGTTAAAGCTACCGACTGCTATTAAATATGAAGAAAACCATCGTGTACAAGCAATTGATGTTTTTGAAGATAGCCAAACTTTGTGGCATTTCATCAAAATTTATAATGGTGAAGGTATTATTGCCAAGAAAAAGACGAGTAAATGGCAGGAGGCTGTACGGTCAACACATTGGCTAAAAATTAAAAATTGGAAAATTGTCACAGTGATTGTGAACAAATTTGATAAAGGAAATGGATATTTTCACGGTTGTGTTCATCGTCAGGGTGTGCTAACGGAAGTGGTTGTTTTTAGGCATGGGATGAAAAAGGACGAGTTAAATACCCTAATTACATTCTTTCAAGCAAATGGGCAACAAAACAATGAAACATGGCAATTAGAACCATCCATCTGTATTGATATTGCCTGTATCGACTTTGATGGTAGTAAGTTAAGAGAACCTCGTTTTCATGCCTTTCGATTAGAAATGGAACACCAGTACTGTAATTGGCAACTTATGCAACGCCAGCTTATGCCAATACCGGATAGTGTGCCAGTCACACATCCCAACAAGCCGGTGTGGCCTGCTATTGCAATTACTAAAGAGGACTATTTGTACTATTTACAGCTTGTATCACCCTTTATACTGCCATTTTTACGAAATCGACCTATTACGTTAATTCGTTTTCCTCATGGGGTACCAGGAGAGAGTTTCTATCAAAAAAGCAGTCCGGAACATCTACCTGCATTTGTCGTAACAGAAAAAGTTAGCGAACATCATAGTATCCTATGCAATAACCTTGAAACACTGCTGTGGTTAGGGAACCAACTTGCATTAGAATTTCACATCCCTTTTCAAACGATTGACACTGAAAAGCCTACAGAGATTGTTTTTGACCTGGATCCTCCTTCCGTCGATGCATTTTCACTTGCTGTAAGTGGTGCACTACACTTAAAAGAAATATTTGATTATTTTAAACTACAGTCTTTTGTTAAAACTTCCGGTGGCAAAGGTTTGCAAGTCTATATTCCATTACCACACAATACATTTTCTTATGAACAAGTTCGTCTTTTTACAGAGTTTGTCTGTCGTTTTTTATGTGAGCAAAAACCCGAATTATATACGATTGAACGTTTAAAGAAAAATCGCAAAGATAGATTGTATTTAGATTATGTGCAACATGCGGAAGGGAAAACCATTATATCGCCGTTTTCCACCAGAGGTAATGAAATGGGCTTAGTTGCAACACCTCTACATTGGAATGAAGTAAACGACAAATTATCACCGGAACAATTTACGATACCTGCTGTTATAGAGCGAATCAAACGGGTGGGTAATCCATTGATCCATTTTCAAGCGATAGGGGAAGAACAGGACTTTCAAGCAGTGCTTCAGCATTTAGATAACCAATAA
- a CDS encoding dihydrofolate reductase family protein — protein sequence MNRKIVLFIATSVDGFIAKEDDDLQWLLESEGEGDNGYMDMYQTIDTIIMGKRTYDYVMEHSDAFPYSDKKCYVFSKSAKNKNDDVEFVNENVVSFTQQLKKQSGAHIWMVGGAEILDAFMKENLIDEYIITITPHILGSGIALFKKYNPQINLELIKTTCYGQMVQMHYQVKQEN from the coding sequence ATGAATAGAAAAATTGTTTTATTTATTGCGACTAGTGTAGATGGATTTATTGCGAAAGAGGATGATGACTTACAATGGTTATTAGAATCAGAAGGGGAAGGGGATAATGGGTACATGGATATGTATCAAACAATTGATACTATCATAATGGGGAAGCGCACCTATGATTATGTGATGGAACACTCTGATGCTTTTCCATATTCTGATAAAAAATGTTATGTTTTCTCGAAATCAGCAAAGAACAAAAATGATGATGTGGAATTTGTAAATGAAAATGTTGTATCGTTTACCCAACAGTTAAAGAAACAATCGGGAGCACATATTTGGATGGTTGGTGGAGCAGAGATTCTTGATGCTTTTATGAAAGAAAATTTAATTGACGAATACATTATTACCATTACCCCTCATATATTAGGTTCTGGCATAGCCCTTTTTAAAAAATATAATCCGCAAATTAATCTGGAATTAATAAAAACAACATGTTATGGACAGATGGTGCAAATGCATTATCAAGTAAAACAAGAAAATTGA